In one Kitasatospora cineracea genomic region, the following are encoded:
- a CDS encoding ArsR/SmtB family transcription factor, whose protein sequence is MRTGLPLTADDLALTRFAVSPMWEVVAACRALAADPVPVPHRRWAAQVRPRLAAAGLDRGWLAELVPPHGHLPDFLNPVPDRPVTDLAAELAAIRATGPALLRHDLDCLHADRGGRDGRSGRDGRSSGDGRSGPRLRALEREPEQALRRITAEIEAFWQLALAPYWSRIGAVLEADVLRRARRAAERGSAAVLGELHGTVRWADGTLHLSERHCAVTRIPTGAGLLLVPSVFAWPRLLTRTVAPDPPQLCYPALGAATVWEHRPAPRAEALAPVLGRTRTRLLAELDVPASTTELAARCGVTAPAASQHLTALRTAGLVSSHRAGRFVLYARTAVADGWLAALP, encoded by the coding sequence GTGCGGACCGGGCTGCCGCTGACGGCGGACGACCTCGCGCTGACCAGGTTCGCGGTCTCGCCGATGTGGGAGGTGGTCGCCGCCTGCCGCGCGCTGGCCGCCGACCCGGTGCCCGTGCCGCACCGCCGCTGGGCCGCGCAGGTCCGGCCCCGGCTGGCCGCCGCCGGGCTGGACCGCGGCTGGCTGGCCGAACTGGTCCCGCCGCACGGGCACCTGCCGGACTTCCTCAACCCCGTCCCGGACCGGCCGGTCACCGACCTGGCCGCCGAACTGGCCGCGATCCGGGCCACCGGCCCCGCCCTGCTCCGGCACGACCTGGACTGCCTGCACGCCGACCGCGGCGGCCGTGACGGTCGGAGCGGTCGTGACGGTCGGAGCAGCGGTGACGGTCGGAGCGGACCCCGGTTGCGGGCGCTGGAACGCGAACCCGAGCAGGCGCTGCGGCGGATCACCGCCGAGATCGAGGCGTTCTGGCAGCTCGCCCTCGCCCCGTACTGGTCGCGGATCGGAGCGGTGCTGGAGGCGGACGTCCTGCGGCGCGCCCGGCGGGCCGCCGAACGGGGCAGCGCGGCCGTGCTCGGCGAACTGCACGGGACGGTGCGCTGGGCGGACGGCACCCTGCACCTGTCGGAGCGACACTGCGCCGTCACCCGGATCCCGACCGGCGCCGGACTGCTGCTGGTGCCCTCGGTGTTCGCCTGGCCCCGGCTGCTGACCCGCACCGTCGCCCCCGACCCGCCGCAGCTCTGCTACCCCGCGCTGGGCGCCGCGACCGTCTGGGAGCACCGGCCGGCCCCGCGCGCCGAGGCGCTCGCGCCCGTGCTCGGCCGCACCCGCACCCGGCTGCTGGCCGAACTGGACGTCCCCGCCTCCACCACCGAACTCGCCGCCCGCTGCGGCGTCACCGCCCCGGCGGCCTCCCAGCACCTCACCGCGCTGCGCACCGCGGGGCTGGTCTCCTCGCACCGGGCGGGGCGCTTCGTGCTGTACGCCCGGACCGCCGTCGCGGACGGGTGGCTGGCGGCGCTGCCGTAG